In Firmicutes bacterium ASF500, a single genomic region encodes these proteins:
- the dinB_1 gene encoding DNA polymerase IV: protein MDRVIFHCDLNSFYASVELLSHPELRHRPVAVCGDPNSRHGIILAKNEPAKAFQVKTAETIWQAKKKCPDLVLLPAHHGLYQQFSHKVNLLYQDYTDLVEPFGIDESWLDLTGTLHLFGGDPVKVADRLREEVRGRFGLTISVGVSFNKVFAKLGSDYKKPDATTVITRENFQKLVWPLPVTDLLYVGRAASRTFQQFGVRTIGDLAAFDREQLFSLLGKNGVQLHDYANGQDRTPVSPAGWRAPPKSVGNGYTFPQDLQGREEIREGIVQLSSQVAARLRKCGMKCQGVSLAIRDPNFQNISRQTRLDTPTSLTREVTRAAMDLADSFWNMSSPVRAITVTAIYLVPASEVGAQMDLFFPERELKRQRLERLEDKLDAIEAKYRRKNPSKTV from the coding sequence ATGGACCGGGTGATTTTTCACTGCGATTTGAACAGCTTTTACGCCTCGGTGGAACTGCTGTCCCACCCGGAGCTGCGGCACCGTCCGGTGGCGGTGTGCGGCGACCCCAACAGCCGCCACGGGATCATTCTTGCCAAAAACGAGCCCGCCAAGGCCTTCCAGGTCAAGACAGCGGAGACCATCTGGCAGGCCAAGAAAAAGTGCCCCGACCTGGTCCTCCTCCCCGCCCACCACGGGCTGTATCAGCAGTTTTCCCATAAAGTGAATCTACTTTACCAGGACTACACCGACCTGGTCGAGCCCTTCGGCATTGACGAGAGCTGGCTGGACCTCACCGGCACCCTCCATCTCTTTGGCGGCGACCCCGTCAAGGTGGCCGACCGGCTCCGGGAGGAGGTGCGCGGCCGCTTTGGACTGACCATCTCGGTGGGGGTGTCCTTCAATAAGGTGTTCGCCAAGCTGGGCAGCGACTACAAAAAGCCGGACGCCACCACCGTCATCACCCGGGAAAATTTTCAGAAGCTGGTCTGGCCTCTGCCCGTCACCGATCTGCTCTACGTGGGCCGGGCGGCGTCCCGGACCTTTCAGCAGTTCGGCGTCCGGACCATCGGCGACCTGGCCGCGTTTGACCGGGAGCAGCTGTTTTCCCTCCTGGGAAAAAATGGCGTCCAGCTCCACGACTACGCCAACGGACAGGACCGGACCCCCGTCTCCCCCGCTGGCTGGCGGGCCCCGCCCAAGTCGGTGGGCAACGGGTACACCTTCCCCCAGGACCTCCAGGGCCGGGAGGAGATACGGGAGGGGATCGTCCAGCTCTCCAGTCAGGTCGCCGCCCGCCTGCGCAAGTGCGGCATGAAGTGTCAAGGTGTTTCCCTTGCCATACGGGACCCCAATTTCCAGAACATCAGCCGTCAGACCCGGCTGGATACCCCCACCAGTCTGACCCGGGAGGTGACCCGGGCAGCTATGGACTTGGCTGACAGCTTTTGGAATATGTCCAGCCCGGTGCGGGCCATCACGGTGACGGCCATCTACCTGGTCCCCGCCAGCGAGGTGGGGGCGCAGATGGACCTCTTCTTCCCCGAACGGGAGCTAAAGCGCCAGCGCCTGGAGCGGCTGGAGGACAAGCTGGACGCCATCGAGGCCAAATACCGCCGCAAAAATCCATCGAAAACGGTCTGA
- a CDS encoding hypothetical protein (UPF0297 protein SP_0192) produces the protein MGDMDYTRKFSLGDQRDMEIKAILTTVYQALQEKGYNPINQIVGYILSEDPTYITNHNNARALIRKADRDELLQTLVRYYLTH, from the coding sequence ATGGGAGATATGGACTACACCAGAAAGTTCAGTCTGGGTGACCAGCGGGACATGGAGATCAAGGCCATCCTGACCACGGTGTATCAGGCCCTGCAGGAGAAAGGCTATAACCCCATCAATCAGATCGTGGGCTATATCCTGTCCGAGGACCCCACCTATATCACCAACCACAACAACGCCCGTGCCCTCATCCGCAAGGCGGACCGGGACGAGCTGCTCCAGACCCTGGTCAGATACTACCTGACCCACTGA
- the sigG gene encoding RNA polymerase sigma-G factor encodes MQHKVEICGVNTSKLKVLKSSETQALLLRAKAGDAQAREELIAGNLRLVLSVIQRFSNRGENADDLFQVGCIGLIKAIDNFNTDLDVKFSTYGVPMIVGEIRRYLRDNSTMRVSRAMRDTAYKVLQAKEAYMAQHQKEPSVDEIAKILGIKREDVVFALDAILEPVSLYEPVYSDSGDTVCVMDQVKDNKNNDEMWVERIALKEAVGHLTDRERKILSMRFFQGKTQMEVSAEIGISQAQVSRLEKNALRQIRKEM; translated from the coding sequence ATGCAGCACAAAGTAGAGATATGCGGGGTTAACACGTCCAAGCTGAAGGTGCTGAAAAGCAGCGAGACCCAGGCTCTCCTGCTTCGGGCCAAGGCGGGGGACGCTCAGGCCCGGGAGGAGCTGATCGCCGGGAATCTGCGGCTGGTGCTGTCGGTGATTCAGCGGTTCTCCAACCGGGGCGAGAACGCCGACGACCTGTTTCAGGTGGGTTGTATCGGTCTCATCAAGGCCATCGACAACTTCAACACCGACCTGGACGTGAAGTTTTCCACCTACGGAGTCCCCATGATCGTAGGCGAGATCCGCCGCTATCTCCGGGACAACAGCACCATGCGGGTGTCCCGGGCCATGCGGGACACGGCTTACAAGGTCCTCCAGGCCAAGGAGGCCTACATGGCTCAGCACCAGAAGGAGCCCAGCGTGGACGAGATCGCCAAAATTTTGGGCATCAAGCGGGAGGACGTGGTCTTTGCCCTGGACGCCATCCTGGAGCCGGTGTCCCTCTATGAGCCGGTGTACTCCGACAGCGGGGACACGGTGTGCGTCATGGACCAGGTGAAGGACAACAAGAACAACGACGAGATGTGGGTGGAGCGCATCGCCCTCAAGGAGGCGGTGGGCCACCTCACCGACCGGGAGCGGAAAATCCTCTCCATGCGCTTCTTTCAGGGCAAGACCCAGATGGAGGTGTCCGCCGAGATCGGCATCTCCCAGGCCCAGGTCTCCCGGCTGGAGAAAAACGCCCTGCGCCAGATACGCAAGGAGATGTAA
- the zupT_1 gene encoding Zinc transporter ZupT — MLQALLWAAGGTGFTALMTASGAAVVFLFRKKNSKTLHRVMLGFAAGVMIAASMWSLLIPAIEKAEELGQAGWLPAAGGSVLGIGFLLLMDQILPHFGPESFHRGGGPSRTALLVLAVTLHNIPEGMAVGVSFALAAQNRDTALLTASTALAIGIGIQNFPEGAAISLPLYQEGMGKGKAFLIGAASGLVEPVFALLTVLVAGTVQLVLPWLLSFAAGAMLYVVVEELIPEANLSQGGHSGTLGVMAGFLVMMILDVALG; from the coding sequence GTGTTACAGGCACTTCTTTGGGCCGCTGGGGGCACGGGCTTCACCGCCCTGATGACCGCCTCCGGGGCCGCTGTAGTCTTTTTGTTCCGCAAGAAAAACTCCAAAACCCTCCACCGGGTCATGCTGGGCTTTGCCGCCGGGGTGATGATCGCGGCTAGCATGTGGTCGCTGCTCATCCCGGCCATCGAGAAGGCGGAGGAGCTGGGGCAGGCGGGCTGGCTCCCCGCCGCCGGAGGCTCCGTCCTGGGCATCGGCTTTCTGCTGCTGATGGACCAGATTCTGCCCCATTTTGGGCCGGAGTCCTTCCACCGGGGGGGCGGGCCCAGCCGGACTGCCCTGCTGGTGCTGGCCGTCACCCTCCACAACATCCCGGAGGGAATGGCGGTGGGGGTGTCCTTCGCCCTGGCCGCCCAGAACAGGGACACGGCCCTCCTCACCGCGTCCACCGCCCTGGCTATCGGGATTGGCATCCAGAACTTCCCCGAGGGAGCGGCCATCTCCCTGCCTCTGTACCAGGAGGGGATGGGGAAGGGGAAGGCCTTCCTCATCGGGGCCGCATCCGGGCTGGTGGAGCCTGTGTTCGCCCTGCTCACCGTGCTGGTGGCCGGGACGGTCCAGCTGGTTCTGCCCTGGCTGTTGTCCTTCGCCGCCGGGGCCATGCTCTATGTGGTGGTGGAGGAGCTTATCCCCGAGGCCAACCTGTCCCAGGGAGGCCACTCAGGCACCCTGGGGGTTATGGCCGGGTTTCTCGTTATGATGATCCTGGACGTGGCTCTTGGTTGA